In one Haloplanus salinus genomic region, the following are encoded:
- the nucS gene encoding endonuclease NucS, protein MPVTTLHRPAHRDALTHIEDAFRRGDLLTVFGRCTVEYDGRAASSLGPGDRLLLLKPDGSALVHTDEGRTPVNWQPPGCDHFASVRDGRLRVRSVRRSPEELLDVRFDRVHHLVASDATDPDDIDLQGSEADLKEHVLDHPERIAPGFEPRATERETEAGPMDVFGEDAQGRPVVVELKRRRVGPDAVGQLRRYVDALGRELGDGAEIRGVLVAPSVTDRAATLLDREGLEFVALDPATGRPPDDGSTA, encoded by the coding sequence ATGCCGGTCACCACGCTCCACCGTCCGGCCCACCGGGACGCGCTCACGCACATCGAGGACGCCTTCAGACGCGGCGACCTACTCACCGTCTTCGGCCGCTGTACCGTCGAATACGACGGCCGCGCGGCGAGTAGCCTCGGCCCCGGCGACCGTCTCCTCCTCCTCAAACCCGACGGCTCGGCGCTCGTCCACACCGACGAAGGGCGCACGCCGGTCAACTGGCAACCGCCCGGCTGCGACCACTTCGCGAGCGTCCGGGACGGCCGCCTGCGTGTGCGGAGCGTCCGCCGCTCGCCGGAGGAACTCCTCGACGTGCGCTTCGACCGGGTCCACCACCTCGTCGCCTCCGACGCCACCGATCCCGACGACATCGACCTGCAGGGGAGCGAGGCCGACCTGAAAGAACACGTCCTCGACCACCCCGAACGGATCGCCCCGGGCTTCGAGCCACGGGCGACCGAGCGCGAGACGGAAGCGGGTCCGATGGACGTCTTCGGCGAGGACGCACAGGGCCGGCCCGTCGTCGTCGAGTTGAAGCGACGCCGCGTCGGGCCGGACGCCGTCGGCCAACTCCGTCGGTACGTCGACGCCCTCGGCCGCGAACTCGGTGACGGCGCCGAGATTCGAGGCGTCCTCGTCGCGCCCTCCGTCACCGACCGGGCGGCGACGCTTCTCGACCGAGAGGGCCTCGAGTTCGTCGCGCTCGACCCGGCGACCGGTCGCCCCCCGGACGACGGATCGACGGCGTAA
- a CDS encoding CaiB/BaiF CoA transferase family protein — protein sequence MAETGPLSDLTVVELTVHRAAPFCGALLADMGADVIKVERPGVGDPARSQGVGPDGKSAYFMVNNRNKKSVTLDLKSDAGQEAMLELLAGADVFIENFSLGVPERLGVGYDDVTAVNEDIVYASIKGYGKTGPLKEKKGLDLILQAEGGIMSVTGPEDGDPVKVGQALGDLNTGLLTTIGILARLYERERTGEGGQFDVGLYDAVVSFLNEYITNYSMTGEVPGTQGTSHQTSVPYQLFETKDSHIVTGVGSDERWDDFVEALGREELAEYPTNADRVEHKETVVSIIQEEFRTETTDYWLDRLTEYGFPNGPMNNVEDVVRNEQSEARGLVEEHDDPDWGDCLMPGHPIHFPDHDTSIRSPAPRLGDDVDDVFGDIADEEQVEAWREGGAFGDD from the coding sequence ATGGCAGAGACTGGACCACTGTCCGACCTGACCGTTGTGGAACTGACGGTACACCGTGCAGCCCCGTTTTGTGGCGCCCTCCTCGCCGACATGGGTGCCGACGTGATCAAAGTCGAACGCCCGGGCGTCGGTGACCCGGCGCGCAGCCAGGGGGTCGGTCCCGACGGGAAGTCCGCGTACTTCATGGTGAACAACCGGAACAAGAAGTCGGTCACGCTGGACCTGAAGTCGGACGCGGGGCAGGAGGCGATGCTCGAACTCCTCGCCGGCGCCGACGTGTTCATCGAGAACTTCTCGCTCGGCGTCCCCGAACGGCTCGGCGTCGGCTACGACGACGTGACGGCGGTCAACGAGGACATCGTCTACGCGAGCATCAAAGGCTACGGCAAGACCGGGCCGCTGAAAGAAAAGAAGGGGCTCGACCTCATCCTGCAGGCCGAGGGCGGGATCATGTCCGTGACGGGACCGGAGGATGGCGACCCCGTGAAGGTCGGCCAGGCGCTCGGCGACCTCAACACCGGCCTGCTCACTACCATCGGCATCCTCGCGCGCCTCTACGAGCGCGAGCGGACCGGCGAGGGCGGCCAGTTCGACGTCGGCCTGTACGACGCCGTCGTCTCCTTCCTCAACGAGTACATCACCAACTACTCGATGACCGGCGAGGTGCCGGGCACCCAGGGGACGAGCCACCAGACATCGGTTCCGTACCAGCTGTTCGAGACGAAGGACAGCCACATCGTGACCGGCGTCGGGAGCGACGAGCGCTGGGACGACTTCGTCGAGGCACTCGGACGCGAGGAACTCGCCGAGTATCCGACCAACGCCGACCGCGTCGAACACAAAGAGACGGTCGTCTCCATCATTCAAGAGGAGTTCCGCACGGAGACAACCGACTACTGGCTCGACCGGCTCACGGAGTACGGCTTCCCCAACGGCCCGATGAACAACGTCGAGGACGTGGTTCGGAACGAACAGAGCGAGGCCCGTGGTCTCGTCGAGGAACACGACGACCCGGACTGGGGCGACTGTCTCATGCCCGGGCACCCGATCCACTTCCCGGATCACGACACGTCGATCCGGTCGCCGGCGCCGCGACTCGGCGACGACGTCGACGACGTGTTCGGCGACATCGCCGACGAGGAACAGGTCGAAGCGTGGCGCGAGGGCGGCGCCTTCGGCGACGACTGA
- a CDS encoding tripartite tricarboxylate transporter TctB family protein codes for MSEKEGAVETLREQAPPSVSRDIGITVLFLVFAVAFLVLSEQFAGNRISQYDPGATIWPRAALIVILVAGLLNLFLLYRRARKRGESVVPSLSSEVTTLSEKQRKYLLAIALSVAFFLSQDYVGFFVSAPIFLFAFSYAIGYRDMVKLTVFSLVTGLVVFFLFRNVVNIALPYGSGPFREISIWAANLF; via the coding sequence ATGAGCGAAAAAGAGGGCGCCGTGGAGACGCTCCGCGAGCAGGCACCGCCGAGCGTCAGCCGCGACATCGGCATCACGGTGCTGTTTCTCGTCTTCGCCGTGGCGTTTCTCGTCCTCTCGGAGCAGTTCGCGGGCAATCGCATCTCGCAGTACGACCCCGGGGCGACCATCTGGCCGCGTGCGGCCCTGATCGTCATCCTCGTTGCCGGCCTGTTGAACCTCTTCCTGCTCTACAGGCGGGCACGAAAACGGGGCGAATCGGTCGTTCCCTCGCTCTCCAGCGAGGTCACGACCCTCTCGGAGAAACAGCGGAAGTACCTCCTCGCCATCGCGCTCTCCGTCGCGTTCTTCCTCTCGCAGGACTACGTCGGCTTCTTCGTCTCGGCACCCATCTTCCTGTTCGCGTTCTCCTACGCTATCGGCTACCGCGACATGGTGAAGCTGACGGTGTTCAGCCTCGTGACCGGCCTCGTCGTTTTCTTCCTCTTCCGGAACGTGGTGAACATCGCGCTTCCGTACGGGAGCGGGCCGTTCCGTGAGATCAGCATCTGGGCCGCGAACCTCTTCTGA
- a CDS encoding tripartite tricarboxylate transporter substrate-binding protein produces the protein MRSKLSRRRMLQAAGTVGLVGVAGCSGGGGGGDGSDGDGGDGGDGGDGDGGGGDGGDGGGGPDFTDSSWRPDRNVRVIIPWGAGGGTDTMTRGVMNPAQELASEQGVDVNLTFENITGANGLNAARRVLNNPADGYTLFPSTNSISPHIATGQADFTLDDWGYVARVQHDTSWLYSSGRDGTGHDDISSLVEKAQGGETVNIGAVGGVTGAAFAVLLADAADIIDNTNIVTYQDAGRMTTDTISGEIDAAYGEIQELQSQYEAGDISLIVVGVEERLDDFPDVPTTVENGWDVTYGLSRGFNVKAGTPDEVTQFWSDFVQLGMGSDQYQELEQETLLYFREGYQGPEGFRDTMANEVSIYEQVVEVLDM, from the coding sequence ATGCGATCGAAACTCAGCAGACGGCGGATGTTGCAGGCAGCGGGAACGGTCGGACTCGTCGGCGTCGCCGGTTGTTCCGGCGGTGGCGGTGGCGGTGACGGCAGTGACGGTGACGGTGGCGACGGCGGCGACGGCGGCGACGGTGACGGCGGCGGTGGCGACGGCGGCGACGGTGGAGGCGGCCCGGACTTCACCGACTCCTCGTGGCGACCGGACCGCAACGTTCGCGTCATCATCCCGTGGGGCGCCGGTGGCGGCACCGACACCATGACGCGCGGTGTCATGAACCCCGCACAGGAACTCGCGTCCGAACAGGGCGTCGACGTCAACCTGACGTTCGAGAACATCACCGGCGCGAACGGCCTAAACGCCGCCCGCCGCGTGCTGAACAACCCCGCGGACGGCTACACGCTCTTCCCGAGCACCAACTCCATCTCGCCGCACATCGCGACGGGGCAGGCGGACTTCACGCTCGACGACTGGGGCTACGTCGCCCGCGTCCAGCACGACACGAGCTGGCTCTACTCCAGTGGCCGCGACGGCACCGGCCACGACGACATCAGCTCGCTCGTCGAGAAGGCCCAGGGCGGCGAGACGGTCAACATCGGCGCCGTCGGTGGCGTGACCGGTGCGGCGTTCGCCGTGCTCCTCGCCGACGCGGCCGACATCATCGACAACACCAACATCGTCACCTACCAGGACGCGGGCCGGATGACGACCGACACCATCTCGGGCGAAATCGACGCCGCGTACGGCGAGATTCAGGAGCTGCAGTCGCAGTACGAGGCCGGCGACATCAGCCTGATCGTCGTCGGCGTCGAGGAGCGCCTCGACGACTTCCCGGACGTGCCGACGACCGTCGAAAACGGCTGGGACGTGACCTACGGCCTCTCACGAGGCTTCAACGTCAAGGCGGGTACCCCGGACGAGGTCACGCAGTTCTGGTCCGACTTCGTCCAGCTCGGTATGGGCAGCGACCAGTACCAAGAGCTCGAACAGGAGACGCTCCTGTACTTCCGTGAGGGCTACCAGGGCCCCGAAGGCTTCCGTGACACGATGGCCAACGAAGTCAGCATCTACGAGCAGGTCGTCGAAGTGCTCGACATGTAG
- a CDS encoding FAD-binding and (Fe-S)-binding domain-containing protein, translating to MAKSDTPSDDGGPVADHRANYDHRDDSVERPGLASDLDDLIAGDVRFDDYSRQLYATDASIYEVTPVGVVYPTSTADVAAVVEYCADREIQVLPRGGGTSLAGQTVNEAVVLDFTRHMDGVLEVDPESRLARTQSGAILAELNRELEPHDLKFAPDPSTANRSAMGGAVGNNTTGAHSLLYGKTDAYVEELEVVLADGTVTTLGEVTLAELEAGADPDGNVEERLYAEAHRIVEEESDHVEERFPDLKRNVSGYAFDVLVDEAKSGSVNLARLIVGSEGTLAVVTEVTVSLEPLPEKKALGLLTYDGLLEAMEDVDNILEHEPAALEVLDGVLVDLARELDEFKDVINLLPERTDTFLLVEFYADDDEERREKVGALLEDRVGDIAFDGLEAYEEKDQKDFWKMRKASTPILLSRTTDAKHIAFIEDVAVPPKHLPEFIADFQQVFEDHDTIGSFYAHAGPGCIHVRPLVDTKTEEGIAQMESIADAATDLAVRYDGSVSGEHGDGRARTQWNRKLYGDHLWNAFRDLKTAVDPNWLLNPGTVCGDVDMTENLRFDAEYDFDAGFDPALNWDNDNGFQGMAELCHGCGGCRSAQETGGGVMCPTYRASQEEITSTRGRANLLRQAMSGNLDDEEQFDVEFMHEVLDLCIGCKGCSKDCPSEVDLAKMKVEVANEYHQRHGSSLRDKLFANIDALNALGSALAPLSNWAAKVPGSRAIMEKTIGIAKDRSLPTFHSETFVDWFENRGGARVSEREADHKVLLFPDTYTTYNAPAAGKAAVRVLEAANVHVEIPDDVTGSGRPPHSKGFLDLARDQAATNVEALAPRVRDGWDVVVVEPSDAVMFQSDYLDLLSGEDSEGARSSGSRTLSDDVETVAANSYGIMEYLDAHRLDESLDADAPATTLTYHGHCHQKATKKDHHAVGVLRRAGYAVDPLDSGCCGMSGSFGYEAEHFSMSKAIGSILFDQVDDSPGDRVVAPGASCRTQLGDHYDEKPPTPVEALAEALV from the coding sequence ATGGCAAAAAGCGACACACCGTCGGACGACGGCGGTCCGGTAGCCGACCATCGAGCGAACTACGACCACCGCGACGACTCGGTCGAACGGCCGGGGCTGGCGAGCGACCTCGACGACCTGATCGCGGGCGACGTACGGTTCGACGACTACTCCCGGCAACTCTACGCCACCGACGCGAGCATCTACGAAGTGACGCCCGTCGGCGTCGTCTACCCCACCTCGACCGCGGACGTCGCCGCGGTGGTCGAGTACTGCGCCGACCGCGAGATTCAAGTCCTCCCGCGTGGCGGCGGGACCAGTCTCGCCGGCCAGACCGTCAACGAGGCAGTCGTCCTCGACTTTACGCGGCACATGGACGGCGTGTTGGAGGTCGACCCCGAGAGCCGGCTGGCACGCACGCAGTCCGGCGCCATCCTCGCCGAACTCAACCGGGAACTCGAACCCCACGACCTGAAGTTCGCGCCCGACCCGTCGACGGCGAACCGGAGCGCGATGGGCGGCGCCGTCGGCAACAACACGACCGGCGCGCATTCGCTGCTCTACGGGAAGACCGACGCCTACGTCGAAGAACTGGAAGTCGTCCTCGCGGACGGCACGGTGACGACCCTCGGCGAGGTGACCCTGGCGGAACTCGAAGCCGGCGCCGACCCCGACGGGAACGTGGAGGAACGCCTCTACGCCGAGGCCCACCGCATCGTCGAGGAGGAGAGCGACCACGTCGAGGAGCGGTTCCCGGACCTGAAACGCAACGTCTCGGGCTACGCCTTCGACGTCTTGGTCGACGAGGCCAAGTCGGGATCGGTCAACCTCGCCCGCCTGATCGTCGGCAGCGAAGGGACCCTCGCCGTCGTCACCGAGGTGACCGTCTCGCTCGAACCCCTGCCCGAGAAGAAGGCACTCGGCCTCCTGACGTACGACGGCCTCCTCGAGGCGATGGAGGACGTCGACAACATCCTCGAACACGAACCCGCGGCGCTGGAGGTGCTCGACGGCGTCCTCGTCGACCTGGCGCGCGAACTCGACGAGTTCAAGGACGTCATCAACCTGCTCCCGGAGCGGACGGACACGTTCCTGCTCGTGGAGTTCTACGCCGACGACGACGAGGAACGCCGCGAGAAGGTGGGGGCGCTGCTCGAGGACCGCGTCGGCGACATCGCGTTCGACGGTCTCGAAGCCTACGAGGAGAAAGACCAGAAGGACTTCTGGAAGATGCGGAAGGCGTCGACGCCCATCCTGCTCTCGCGGACGACCGACGCCAAACACATCGCCTTCATCGAGGACGTGGCGGTGCCGCCGAAACACCTCCCGGAGTTCATCGCCGACTTCCAGCAGGTGTTCGAGGATCACGACACCATCGGCAGCTTCTACGCTCACGCCGGCCCCGGCTGTATCCACGTCCGCCCGCTGGTCGATACGAAGACCGAAGAGGGCATCGCACAGATGGAGTCCATCGCCGACGCCGCGACCGACCTCGCGGTCAGATACGACGGCTCCGTCTCGGGCGAACACGGCGACGGCCGGGCGCGAACGCAGTGGAACCGGAAGCTGTACGGCGATCACCTCTGGAACGCCTTTCGGGACCTGAAGACGGCCGTCGACCCCAACTGGCTGCTCAACCCCGGCACCGTCTGTGGCGACGTCGACATGACCGAGAACCTCCGCTTCGACGCGGAGTACGACTTCGACGCCGGGTTCGATCCCGCGCTGAACTGGGACAACGACAACGGCTTCCAGGGCATGGCCGAACTCTGTCACGGCTGTGGTGGCTGTCGGAGCGCCCAGGAGACCGGGGGCGGCGTCATGTGTCCGACCTACCGCGCCAGCCAGGAGGAGATCACCAGCACCCGCGGCCGGGCGAACCTGCTCCGGCAGGCCATGAGCGGGAATCTGGACGACGAGGAGCAGTTCGACGTGGAGTTCATGCACGAAGTGCTCGACCTCTGTATCGGCTGCAAGGGCTGTTCGAAGGACTGCCCCAGCGAGGTCGACCTCGCCAAAATGAAAGTCGAGGTGGCGAACGAGTACCACCAGCGCCACGGCTCCAGCCTCCGGGATAAGTTGTTCGCGAACATCGACGCGCTGAACGCGCTGGGATCGGCGCTCGCCCCCCTCTCGAACTGGGCGGCGAAGGTGCCGGGGTCGCGAGCGATCATGGAGAAGACCATCGGCATCGCGAAGGACCGCTCGCTGCCGACCTTCCACAGCGAGACGTTCGTCGACTGGTTCGAGAACCGCGGCGGCGCGCGCGTGAGCGAGCGCGAGGCCGACCACAAGGTGTTGCTCTTTCCCGACACGTACACAACGTACAACGCGCCGGCTGCGGGCAAAGCCGCCGTCAGGGTCCTCGAGGCCGCGAACGTCCACGTCGAGATTCCCGACGACGTGACCGGGAGCGGTCGACCCCCACACTCGAAGGGCTTCCTCGACTTGGCACGCGACCAGGCGGCGACGAACGTCGAGGCGCTGGCGCCGCGGGTCCGCGACGGCTGGGACGTGGTCGTCGTCGAACCCTCCGACGCGGTGATGTTCCAGTCCGACTACCTCGACCTCCTCTCGGGCGAGGACAGCGAGGGAGCACGCTCCTCGGGCAGTCGGACGCTGTCCGACGACGTCGAAACCGTCGCTGCAAACAGCTACGGGATCATGGAGTATCTGGACGCCCACCGCCTCGACGAGTCCCTCGACGCCGACGCGCCGGCGACGACGCTCACCTACCACGGCCACTGCCACC
- a CDS encoding sugar phosphate isomerase/epimerase family protein: MTLTERIGVDTGQGLSIAEAVEWAAGNDVHYVDVCLDSTPIDPDGYDDDEVTSIRETCTNHDISLGLHTLSAVNVAETSAHVDDAVDAYLRAYVDIGDLVGADRVIVHGGYHFTDDYEARVAASKARLTRAIEYAADAEPDLLLENHNVEPDASEMHYVPVTLDEVTGYFDDLEADGLGWAFNPPHARQFPEDIDGYFEALGPDLCAEVRLNDNHGDVEEHLAPGEGDLDFDAMFQLIEGSGYDGHYMLAFGTLEDMLEGREYLLDRYSGMAGV, from the coding sequence ATGACACTCACAGAGCGGATCGGCGTCGACACCGGACAGGGACTGAGCATCGCTGAAGCGGTCGAATGGGCCGCCGGGAACGACGTTCACTACGTCGACGTCTGCCTCGACTCCACGCCCATCGATCCCGACGGCTACGACGACGACGAGGTAACGTCGATCCGGGAGACGTGCACGAACCACGACATCAGCCTCGGGCTGCACACGCTCTCGGCGGTGAACGTCGCGGAGACGTCCGCCCACGTCGACGACGCCGTCGACGCGTACCTACGGGCCTACGTCGACATCGGCGATCTGGTCGGCGCGGACCGCGTCATCGTCCACGGCGGCTACCACTTCACCGACGACTACGAGGCACGCGTCGCGGCCAGCAAGGCGCGGCTAACCCGTGCCATCGAGTACGCCGCGGACGCCGAACCGGACCTCCTGTTGGAGAATCACAACGTCGAACCCGACGCCTCGGAGATGCACTACGTCCCCGTCACGCTCGACGAGGTGACCGGCTACTTCGACGACCTGGAGGCCGACGGTCTGGGGTGGGCGTTCAACCCGCCACACGCCCGGCAGTTCCCCGAGGACATCGACGGCTACTTCGAGGCGCTCGGCCCGGACCTCTGTGCGGAGGTCCGACTCAACGACAACCACGGTGACGTGGAGGAACATCTCGCCCCCGGCGAGGGTGACCTCGACTTCGACGCCATGTTCCAACTGATCGAGGGGAGCGGCTACGACGGCCACTACATGCTCGCGTTCGGCACGCTCGAGGACATGCTCGAGGGACGCGAGTACCTGCTCGACCGGTACTCCGGGATGGCGGGCGTCTGA
- a CDS encoding tripartite tricarboxylate transporter permease: MVVDTVASGAVPLVIQDLIAGFGNVLTPFNMFLFAIGITLGMMSGAIPGLNGTMTVVLMVPITYAMAPDSGIMMLAVIYAAAVYAGSISAILFKVPGAPEAIMTTLDGYPMNQNGQLREAISTAVFASAFGGIVGTLILIFFSPLLAEFAIQLSDPEFFAVILLGLALVSTIGAGNITKATMMMCFGLFLGVFGFDPLTGVPRFTFESNYLASGIDFIPVILGVFAFSEVLKQIQSGGSLIGGGGGEGGGSDLSQATSGSMFPPLSYFKRFGRILGVNSVMGTIIGVLPGAGATTGALFGYTFGQRLVPKSVREKFGSGVPEGVAAPETANNAAASGAFVPLLTLGIPGSATTAVILAAFILHGIRPGPSLIDQQGPLVYTIFAALLLANVAILLLNKPVVKLFLQVRHIPRELLLSLIVIFTVVGAFATRNIMADLWTMFIFGVAAYYLEKYNYSVAPMVIGLVLGPLAEPSLRRSLTKAGGDWMVFFQRPVSAVMITLAVLTFFIPLIMDSTQFGDRIREQLGLTELEQ, translated from the coding sequence ATGGTCGTAGACACCGTCGCCTCCGGAGCCGTCCCGCTGGTCATCCAGGACCTGATCGCCGGGTTTGGAAACGTCCTCACGCCGTTCAACATGTTCCTGTTTGCCATCGGCATCACGCTGGGCATGATGAGCGGTGCGATCCCGGGGCTGAACGGGACGATGACCGTCGTGTTGATGGTCCCGATCACCTACGCGATGGCACCGGACTCGGGCATCATGATGCTCGCGGTCATCTACGCGGCCGCGGTGTACGCCGGGTCGATCAGCGCAATCCTGTTCAAGGTGCCCGGCGCGCCGGAGGCGATCATGACGACCCTCGACGGCTACCCGATGAACCAGAACGGGCAGTTGCGGGAAGCCATCAGCACGGCGGTGTTCGCCTCGGCCTTCGGCGGCATCGTCGGCACGCTCATCCTGATTTTCTTCTCGCCGCTGCTCGCCGAGTTCGCGATTCAGCTCTCCGACCCCGAGTTCTTCGCGGTCATCCTGCTCGGTCTCGCGCTCGTCTCCACCATCGGCGCCGGCAACATCACGAAGGCGACGATGATGATGTGCTTCGGACTCTTCCTCGGCGTGTTCGGGTTCGACCCCCTCACGGGCGTCCCCCGCTTCACGTTCGAGAGCAACTACCTCGCCAGCGGCATCGACTTCATCCCCGTCATCCTCGGCGTGTTCGCGTTCTCCGAGGTGCTGAAACAGATCCAGAGCGGCGGGAGTCTGATCGGTGGCGGCGGCGGCGAGGGCGGCGGGTCGGACCTCAGCCAGGCCACGTCCGGATCGATGTTTCCCCCGCTCAGCTACTTCAAACGCTTCGGCCGCATCCTCGGCGTCAACTCCGTCATGGGCACGATCATCGGCGTCCTGCCCGGCGCGGGCGCGACGACCGGCGCCCTCTTTGGCTACACCTTCGGCCAGCGACTGGTGCCCAAAAGCGTCCGCGAGAAGTTCGGTTCCGGCGTGCCCGAGGGCGTCGCCGCCCCCGAGACGGCGAACAACGCCGCCGCGAGCGGGGCGTTCGTCCCGCTCCTGACGCTCGGCATCCCCGGCAGTGCGACCACGGCGGTCATCCTCGCGGCGTTCATCCTGCACGGCATCCGCCCCGGCCCCTCGCTGATCGACCAGCAGGGACCGCTGGTGTACACCATCTTCGCCGCGCTCCTGCTGGCGAACGTGGCGATCCTCCTCTTGAACAAGCCCGTCGTCAAGCTGTTCCTGCAGGTGCGCCACATCCCGCGGGAGCTGTTGTTATCGCTCATCGTCATCTTCACCGTGGTCGGGGCGTTCGCCACCCGGAACATCATGGCCGACCTGTGGACGATGTTCATCTTCGGCGTCGCGGCCTACTATCTGGAGAAGTACAACTACTCCGTGGCACCGATGGTCATCGGCCTCGTGCTCGGGCCGTTGGCCGAGCCCAGCCTGCGCCGCAGCCTCACCAAGGCCGGCGGCGACTGGATGGTGTTCTTCCAGCGGCCCGTGTCGGCGGTGATGATCACCCTCGCGGTGTTGACGTTCTTCATCCCACTGATCATGGATAGCACACAGTTCGGCGACCGGATTCGTGAACAGCTCGGCTTGACGGAGCTCGAACAATGA
- a CDS encoding DICT sensory domain-containing protein — protein sequence MGLFEIIATVDDAEKTLTVFNPEAGVATALREHFADRNLVIEKAESDAGPRNYAVLGSDDEFLAAIDVGDVLAPTNDVAPEFTRETYEDVLDELDETMFTSYDTERMVAASKEIEDRAWRGAAGELHAGFQTCARFSSQAAVYDHIAERGSLDVHVYAHPEGSEGFEPPSGPTLHRSTETEIHDTWFVAYDGGGIDATKCALLAEERLPGSFYGFWTYDPETVDDVLDYLHTAYAIPEADGAATDGGAEER from the coding sequence ATGGGGCTGTTCGAGATCATCGCCACGGTGGACGACGCGGAGAAGACGCTGACCGTCTTCAATCCCGAGGCGGGCGTGGCGACGGCGCTGCGTGAGCATTTCGCGGACCGCAACCTCGTCATCGAGAAAGCGGAGAGCGACGCCGGGCCCCGTAACTACGCCGTGTTGGGCAGCGACGACGAGTTTCTGGCCGCCATCGACGTGGGCGACGTTCTCGCGCCCACGAACGACGTCGCCCCGGAGTTCACTCGTGAGACGTACGAGGACGTACTTGACGAACTCGACGAGACGATGTTCACCTCCTACGACACCGAGCGGATGGTCGCCGCCTCGAAGGAAATCGAGGACCGCGCGTGGCGCGGGGCGGCGGGCGAACTCCACGCCGGCTTCCAGACCTGTGCCCGGTTCTCCTCACAGGCCGCAGTGTACGATCACATCGCCGAACGCGGTAGCCTCGACGTCCACGTCTACGCCCACCCCGAGGGGAGCGAAGGGTTCGAACCGCCGTCCGGACCGACGCTCCACCGCTCGACGGAGACGGAGATTCACGACACCTGGTTCGTCGCCTACGACGGCGGCGGCATCGACGCCACGAAGTGCGCCCTACTAGCCGAAGAGCGGCTGCCGGGCTCGTTCTACGGATTCTGGACGTACGACCCCGAAACGGTCGACGACGTGCTCGACTATCTCCATACGGCGTACGCCATCCCCGAGGCGGACGGAGCGGCGACCGACGGCGGCGCCGAAGAGCGGTAA